One genomic region from Leguminivora glycinivorella isolate SPB_JAAS2020 chromosome 8, LegGlyc_1.1, whole genome shotgun sequence encodes:
- the LOC125228706 gene encoding protein kinase C-binding protein NELL1-like: MAGARALVAACCWWWLTIAAATELDLLGALSLHNTSRAGVSVAPGMQPQRTAYTLQGDTRSLQVEGAAFERAAELLRRSPEFTVLASLKQEPANSGTILSFSHGYNRYLEVQSSGRRDEVRLHYVAAGEAREAGEARVETFPFRLADGAWHRLALAVSGAQATLLVDCHPLYRRLIAPPDRNFTQPQLTLWVGQRNSKHSLFKGTLQDVRLVSGPHGYLAQCPGLDSECPTCGQFALLQATVQELTTHIHDLSLKLVGAEARLARLEQCDCQKSCYSNGSVHADGATWKSGDCNRCSCVHGEITCRPVECERTDCKNPVLPPGACCPTCLRHCLLKGTLYEHGDRFAPKECAECVCHDGNMQCSRVDPDSACPPLPCDPPDQFTVPGECCKFCPGVDYCSMGHTCDENATCMNLNTKYTCKCNQGFEGDGITCEDVDECSEAGGLYGHHCHSNTRCVNVVGGYVCQCLPGYTRRDKFNCVEVDECAGDTHGCHEAAECSNTPGSYTCRCRDGYEGDGYTCTPICTGGCLNGGSCVAPERCACAGGFGGARCERDRDECRDPDTCAPRAECVNTPGSYYCVCQAGYRKDPLRDHCEDVDECALGEHTCPKHARCVNTDGGFSCECEVPDCELGCWWQGEMKRDGSHWSEAGGCRACACSRGVAACRRAPCACDEGNSTTQVSDDRDGAIPLAPAACCPHCEPRFHCRHQEMHHVTFRSGERWLYQCQICECLLGEVDCWEPACEESGACCGAGAGAGAGAWHARRLQPGGCQLPHCRACQGGQCATLVSNLACCVHRAGSGWTLALALAAAWARRARAGAAHRKHRGARR, translated from the exons CCACCGAGCTAGACCTGCTGGGCGCTCTGTCGCTACACAACACGTCGCGCGCCGGCGTGAGCGTCGCGCCGGGCATGCAGCCGCAGCGCACCGCCTACACCCTGCAAG GGGATACGCGGTCGCTGCAGGTGGAGGGCGCGGCGTTCGAGCGCGCCGCCGAGCTGCTGCGCAGGTCGCCCGAGTTCACCGTGCTGGCTTCCCTCAAGCAGGAGCCCGCCAACTCCGGCACCATCCTCTCCTTCTCACACGGGTACAACAG GTACCTGGAGGTGCAGTCGAGCGGGCGGCGGGACGAGGTGCGCCTGCACTACGTGGCGGCGGGCGAGGCGCGCGAGGCGGGCGAGGCGCGCGTGGAGACGTTCCCGTTCCGCCTGGCCGACGGCGCGTGGCACCGCCTGGCGCTGGCCGTGTCGGGCGCGCAGGCCACGCTGCTCGTCGACTGCCATCCGCTCTACCGCCGCCTCATCGCGCCGCCAGATCGGAACTTCACGCAGCCGCAACTCACGCTCTGGGTTGGACAGAGGAATAGCAAACATTCATTATTTAAG GGTACTCTACAAGACGTGCGGCTGGTGAGCGGGCCGCACGGCTACCTGGCGCAGTGCCCGGGGCTGGACTCCGAGTGCCCCACGTGTGGCCAGTTCGCGCTGCTGCAGGCCACCGTGCAGGAGCTCACCACGCACATCCATGACCTTTCACTTAAG CTGGTAGGCGCAGAGGCACGTCTGGCGCGGCTGGAGCAGTGCGACTGCCAGAAGTCGTGCTACTCCAACGGCTCCGTGCACGCCGACGGCGCCACCTGGAAGTCCGGAGACTGCAATCGCTGCTCCTGCGTG CACGGAGAAATAACGTGCAGGCCAGTTGAGTGCGAAAGAACCGACTGTAAAAACCCAGTGCTACCTCCCGGAGCCTGCTGTCCAACATGTTTAA GGCACTGCTTGCTGAAGGGCACGCTGTACGAGCACGGCGACCGGTTCGCGCCGAAGGAGTGCGCGGAGTGCGTGTGCCACGACGGCAACATGCAGTGCTCGCGCGTGGACCCCGACAGCGCCTGCCCGCCGCTGCCCTGCGACCCGCCCGACCAGTTCACCGTGCCCGGCGAGTGCTGCAAGTTCTGTCCGG GAGTGGACTACTGCAGTATGGGGCACACGTGCGATGAGAACGCGACCTGTATGAATCTCAACACCAAGTATACATGTAAATGCAACCAGGGATTTGAAGGCGATGGCATCACTTGTGAAG ATGTGGACGAATGCAGCGAGGCAGGTGGTCTGTACGGGCACCACTGCCACTCCAACACGCGCTGCGTCAACGTGGTGGGCGGCTACGTCTGCCAGTGCCTGCCCGGATACACCCGGAGAGACAAATTCAATTGCGTCGAG GTGGACGAATGTGCCGGCGACACGCACGGCTGCCACGAGGCGGCGGAGTGCAGCAACACGCCCGGCTCCTACACGTGCCGCTGTCGCGACGGCTACGAGGGCGACGGCTACACCTGCACGC CGATCTGCACGGGCGGTTGCCTGAACGGCGGGTCGTGCGTGGCGCCGGAGCGCTGCGCGTGCGCGGGCGGGTTCGGCGGCGCGCGCTGCGAGCGCGACCGCGACGAGTGCCGCGACCCCGACACGTGCGCGCCGCGCGCCGAGTGCGTCAACACGCCCGGCTCCTACTACTGCGTGTGTCAAGCGGGCTACAGGAAAGACCCATTGCGGGACCATTGTGAAG ATGTAGACGAGTGCGCGCTGGGCGAGCACACGTGTCCGAAGCACGCGCGCTGCGTCAACACCGACGGCGGCTTCAGCTGCGAGTGCGAAGTGCCCGACTGCGAGTTAG GGTGCTGGTGGCAGGGAGAGATGAAGCGAGACGGGTCGCACTGGAGCGAGGCGGGCGGCTGCCGCGCGTGCGCCTGCAGCCGCGGCGTCGCCGCCTGTCGCCGCGCGCCCTGCGCCTGCGACGAGGGCAACTCCACCACGCAGGTGAGTGATGACAGAGACGGAGCTATCCC TTTGGCGCCGGCGGCGTGCTGCCCGCACTGCGAGCCGCGCTTCCACTGTCGGCACCAGGAGATGCACCACGTCACCTTCCGCAGCGGCGAGCGCTGGCTCTACCAGTGCCAGATATGCGAATGCCTG CTGGGCGAGGTGGACTGCTGGGAGCCAGCGTGCGAAGAGAGCGGCGCGTgctgcggcgcgggcgcgggcgcgggcgcgggcgcgtggCACGCACGCCGCCTGCAGCCGGGCGGCTGCCAGCTGCCGCACTGCCGCGCCTGCCAG GGAGGCCAGTGTGCTACTTTGGTGAGCAATCTCGCGTGTTGTGTGCATCG AGCGGGCTCGGGCTGGACGCTGGCGCTGGCGCTGGCGGCGGCGTGGGCGCGGCGCGCGCGAGCCGGGGCGGCGCACCGCAAGCACCGCGGCGCGCGGCGCTAG